TTATTTGGCATGTTTTCTCCTTGTATAAATAGATAAAAATGTAATGCTTTTAAGTGGGAAAATCAACGTACAAGGGAAAAGCTTATCCTGGCTCACAGACTTCTATCAGATTTTACGGCGTGATACAGATGACACACACCACCGCTCATGGAAATGGCATCAGACACAATGAAACCGGAGTCTTTCAAAAATTTTGCGAACACAACCGGAGACGGAAATCGATCCACCGAATCAGGCAGATAGGCATACGCCCGGGGATGTCGTGAGACTCTCTTCCCAATCCGGGGGAGAATGTGATGAAAATAAAACCGGAAAATGGTTTGCCACAGGCCTTTTGGGGGAACGGAAAATTCCAGGATATACAGATTACCTTTTGGTTCAAGCACCCGGTACAATTCCTTGATTCCCAAGGCAAGATTTTCCAGATTTCTCACTCCAAAAGCCACCAGGGCATGTTGGAACATGTCATCTTCAAAGGGGAGTGCTTCCAGATCTCCCAGGCAAAAGTGTACCCGCTTGTCTTGGATACTTGCATTGGCGATGTGAAGCATCTTCGGGGATAAATCAATTCCTGTCAGTTGAAATGGGATATGAGGATGCCTTTTAAGGATAAGCCGGGTCAGGGCACCGGTTCCACAAGCGGCATCGAGTATGGATTCGTGTGCCTTGATATCCATGCTATCTACAAGGCGTTTTCTCCAGACATGATCCAGACCCAAACTGAGGAAACGGTTGAGAAAATCATACATCGGCGAGATGGAATCGAAAAGAGATCTGATTTTATCCTTTTCAGGACCGCTTGGAATTGTCATCGTCAGGGTCAGACCATCGGGGATAGAGTTTATGGGAAATTTTCAGGCTGTCCATGATTTTACCACTGATATAGGCTTTGATATCGTTCAGGCTTTCAGGATAGGTATAAAAAGCGGGGACAGGCGGTAGAATTATGGCACCTGCTTTTCCGGCTTGTAGCATATTTTGAAGGTGAATGGAATTCAGGGGCGTTTCCCGGGGGACAAGAATAAGGGTTCTCCGTTCCTTGAGCATCACATCTGCAGCCCGTTCGATAAGGGAATATGAATATCCGTTTGCCACGGCTGAGAGCGTTTTCATGGAGCATGGAACAATCACCATCGCATGGGCAACTCCTGATCCACTGGCAAAAGGCGCAGAAAAATCGCCGGGATCCCAGATACGGATGGAATGATATTCAGAAAAATAGTCATGGAGTGAATGATTTTTCGGTATCCTCATTTCCTGACGGAAAACCTTTTCCCCCATGGAAGAGAAAATAACATGGATTTCCGGAATCACGGGTGCCAGTTGGCGGATGAGATGGTCAGCCATTGGAGCGCCTGTGGCGCCTGTTACCGCTACAATGATTTTTTCAGGCCCTTTCATGATAGAAAAATACGATCCAATAAGACAAATCCAAAGTACAATAGGGAAATCATACCATTCATATTAAAAAAGGCCTTGGCGATATTGTCGTGGCTTCTATAAACCAGATGATGTTCATAAATGATGAATATGCTTATGATACCTGTCCCGGTCCACAGAATCCATCCTGCAGGATACAGAATATGGAGAATGACCAGAAAGAGCACCATGAAGGTATGACAGAGCCGGCTGATCACGATCGCTGTATGGAGGTTCATATCTGCCGGAATGGAGTGCACGCCATGCTGTCTGTCAAAATCCACATCCTGAATGGCATATAGAATGTCAAAACCGGCAGTCCACACACCCACGGCAGCACTCAGCAGGATCGGGACAATATGCAAACCACCTGTAAGCCCCAGCCAGACGCCTGATGGAGCAATCCCAAGAGAAAGACCCAGCACAAAATGAGTCCCTGCCCACACCCTTTTCAGGAAGCTGTATCCCATCAAAACGGCCAGGACCGGAAAAGCAAGCCAGAAGCAGATTCTGTTCAGCATGGCGGCGGAAAAGAGAAAAATCAGGGCAGATACAGAAACAAACACAAGGACAGCCCCCGGTGAAATCACCCCGGCAGGCAGTTCTCTTGTCCGTGTCCTGGGATTAAGGGCATCCAACTGCCGGTCCGCCAGCCTGTTAAAACCCATGGCAGCACTTCGGGCAGAAACCATGGCTATCAGAATCCAAAGAAGTTTTATAAGCCATACGTCAGGCGGGATAGAAAACATATCTACGGCAAAGGTAAAGGATGCCATGGCAAATGGAAGGGCAAATAAGGAGTGAGAGAATTTGATCATCCGACCGTAATCAAGAATTCTCATGGCGGGTCCGCAGATACGCTTCATAACCTTTTTTTCTCAACAGGCAGGCAGGACAATTTCCACATCCATAACCCCAGGCATGACGTGTGGAATGATCTCCATGGTAACAGGTATGGGTCTTTTCCACTATGGTTTGCATAACCCCCAATTCGTCCGACAATGCCCAGATCTCTTTTTTTGACAAATGCTGAAGGGGTGTTGTGATTCGGATGGGATAATCAAGTCCTTCACGAAGTGCCGATTCCATGAGATGAATAAAGGAAGCCCGGCAATCAGGATATCCCGAAAAGTCTTCATCATTAACACCTACGATGACGCTGTCAAAATTGAGTCTGTACGCAAGGGAAGCCGCCAGGGTAAGAAAGACAATATTCCGCCCGGGAACAAAGGTATTTAGCACGCCTTTGTTTGTCATCTGAATATCCGTTTCTTCAATCATGGCCGTTCCACCTATCTGTTGAAAGGCAGGAACATCCAGAACATGCAGGGGAATCTTGTTTTCCTCACAAAGAAAGCGGGCACACTCCCACTCGATTTTGTGGCGTTGTTCATAGTTAAAAAACACTGCCTCTGTTTGTTTCGCATGTCGAAGCGACCAAAACAGGCAGGTTGATGAATCCTGTCCACCGGATAATAGAACAAGGGCTTTCATGGTATATCCAAATATTTATGCAGTTGAACGCTTAAACGCCATTTGGGATGATGTAATACATAATCAAGACAATAGCGGAGATTTTCATGATCAATTTTTTGAGGATTATTTAGGGGTGGGTTTACAGGACTGACAAAATAATGATCAGCCCTGATACCAAAATCACGGGGGATATCCCCTTTTTTAAGCAAAACTCGCAATTCATTGCATTCCCTGATGACGGGTTTATCTGTTTTGGGTGAAACAGCAACCCAGTCAAAGATGTTTTCCGGTATAGGAAAGGTCCCATTGGTTTCCAGATGGATCCTGAAATGGGCAGATTGAAGACTTTTCAGCAGGGGTTTCAACGGATGAATCAGCGGTTCACCACCTGTCAGAACAACAGTCCGGGCTGGCCAGGATTCCAGTCGTCCGAGTATTTCATCAATTATAAGCATTTCTTTCATGGAATAATCCGTATCACAAAAATCACAGGCCAGATTACATCCGGCAAAACGGATAAATGTCACCGGCAGACCTGTCCAGAAACCTTCTCCCTGAATGCTTGAAAATATATCGTTTACAGGGTAAGCACGGCTTTGCTTGTTGGTGTTTCCCATAAGATGATTTTAGAAATATCCAAATTCCGTGCCTGGAGTCGACGGGCAATCCAGGCACACAAATTTTCGGCTGTTGTTTCAAAAGGAAGCATCACGGCACGGAATTTTCCGGATAAAGCATCCACCAGGGTTACATCCTTTTCGTAGATGGCCACGCTGTGATCGAGGATATCCACGATCTCTTCCTTTACGATGTGTTTTAAATCTCCGAAATCCATGACAAAACCATGCTTATCCGGTACTCCCCGAACATAGACTTCCAATGTGTAGGTATGGCCGTGGAGATGCCGGCATTTTCCCTGATGAAAGGAAAGGCGGTGTGTCATGTCAAAATGAAATGTTTTTGATATTTCAAAGAGTTGTGTCATGTCATTTTAAAAGTAATATGTGTCCTTGCAATGGTTTTGAACTGATAGTCAGTGAATATCCTTCCAGTGTCACATGATCTGAGCCATAGAGTGACTGGACCTGTTGCAGCTTGAGTTGAGGTGGCAGATCGATAGTGATCATCCCTTCTGAATCACTGCGATAATTTACGACAAGGAGTGTCTCCTGCAAATCTCTTCGGATGTACGCATAGGTTACGGGATCGGCTTTCACCGTATACAAAACCCCATACCGGAGTGCTGAATGTGTGTTCCGGATATCTATCAGTCTGGATATCTGCATGCGGAGTTCTTTTTCCACCTCTTTCACATTTTTACCCCAGCGCATCATCCTTCGGTTGTCAGGATCTGCCGCACCTGTCATCCCAATTTCATCTCCATAATAGATAATAGGAATCCCAGGGGTTGTCAGGAGGTAGTTCATATACAGATTAATGAGTTTGTATGTACGGGAATGATCGACTTGTATATTCCGTTCCCATCCTGCTTCAGCGGCATTTTCATCCCAGCGGAGATCACCATCCGCATAGGCGGCAAAGCGCGGCTGATCATGGCTGTCCATCATATTGGCCATCACATGCAGCTGACCATAATATTCCAGGGTTCGCTTCATCTCCCTGTCCAGATTTTTAAAATCGGAAGAATCGGTGACAAAAGCCATGCGAGCAGGCCAATAGAGATTAAAATTAAACTGGGCATTCAGTTGGCCGTTTGTCACATAAGAACTGACCAGATTATAATCGCCGAAGGTTTCACCAATCTGATAAAAATCCCGGGAAGGAAAATTTTGACGGATTTTACGGGTCAATTCACGCCAGAACTCATTGGGAACGTGTTTAACGGCATCGTGACGGAATCCATCGAATTGGTAATTTTCTAGCCACCAGACAGCATCATTGGTAACGGTTTCGAGCGCTTCCGGTGATCCTTCGAAATCGTAACTGGGGATATAGGGATCAAACCATGTTGTGAGCCGGTGTTCATCCCACAGACGCAGGTTTTGGCGACCATCCGGCAATTCCAGCTGTCCGAACCAGTCCCGGTGCTCCTGAAAATAGGGATGTTCCTGATGGACATGATTGGAGACAAAATCTTTGAGGACCCAGAGCCCGTTTTTATGGGCTTTTTGTATCAGTTCTTTCAGCAATTCATTGGTACCGAAGCGGGGTTCCACATTCCGGGGATGAACCGGCCAGTACCCATGATAACCCGTAAACCAACGATGGGGTTCCGGTGTTTCACGAAAAGCCTTATCGGTCGTTTCCTGAATCGGGGATATCCAAAGGGTATTCACCCCTAAGCGGTTAAAATACCCGTCACCAATTTTTTCCATGAGACCCGCTAAATCACCACCCTGAAAATTTGCACGATCAGCCAGTTGGGGATGTTCTACCGGATCGTCATTTTCCGGATCCCCGTTATAAAATCGGTCCACCATAAGTGAATAAATGATGGCATCATTCCAGACAAGTCTTTCATTCTTTAAAGGCAGGGGGTCCCCATCCTTTAAATAGAATTCAACTATATTGCTTCTCACATGACTATTTGTCAGCACACACCGCACACGGTGGAGTCCTTCCAGTGTAATATCCCGCGGATTCAGGCTGACAATCACCTTATTGGCATCATCGAGGACCATCACATTTTTTTCGGAGATACGGTGGTTATCATAAAGAGCGATGATATGGGTTTTATTGAGAGGATCCTGGAAATCCCCCCGTTCAATCATAAAGTGCAAATCTATACGGCCGTTTTCTCTGGGACCTATTTTATCAGGAAAGATAAAAGGTTCTTTACCCGGAAAGGCAGGGTCTATC
This window of the Candidatus Neomarinimicrobiota bacterium genome carries:
- the ubiE gene encoding bifunctional demethylmenaquinone methyltransferase/2-methoxy-6-polyprenyl-1,4-benzoquinol methylase UbiE; the encoded protein is MYDFLNRFLSLGLDHVWRKRLVDSMDIKAHESILDAACGTGALTRLILKRHPHIPFQLTGIDLSPKMLHIANASIQDKRVHFCLGDLEALPFEDDMFQHALVAFGVRNLENLALGIKELYRVLEPKGNLYILEFSVPPKGLWQTIFRFYFHHILPRIGKRVSRHPRAYAYLPDSVDRFPSPVVFAKFLKDSGFIVSDAISMSGGVCHLYHAVKSDRSL
- a CDS encoding UbiX family flavin prenyltransferase, which encodes MKGPEKIIVAVTGATGAPMADHLIRQLAPVIPEIHVIFSSMGEKVFRQEMRIPKNHSLHDYFSEYHSIRIWDPGDFSAPFASGSGVAHAMVIVPCSMKTLSAVANGYSYSLIERAADVMLKERRTLILVPRETPLNSIHLQNMLQAGKAGAIILPPVPAFYTYPESLNDIKAYISGKIMDSLKISHKLYPRWSDPDDDNSKRS
- a CDS encoding UbiA-like polyprenyltransferase produces the protein MRILDYGRMIKFSHSLFALPFAMASFTFAVDMFSIPPDVWLIKLLWILIAMVSARSAAMGFNRLADRQLDALNPRTRTRELPAGVISPGAVLVFVSVSALIFLFSAAMLNRICFWLAFPVLAVLMGYSFLKRVWAGTHFVLGLSLGIAPSGVWLGLTGGLHIVPILLSAAVGVWTAGFDILYAIQDVDFDRQHGVHSIPADMNLHTAIVISRLCHTFMVLFLVILHILYPAGWILWTGTGIISIFIIYEHHLVYRSHDNIAKAFFNMNGMISLLYFGFVLLDRIFLS
- the queC gene encoding 7-cyano-7-deazaguanine synthase QueC, with translation MKALVLLSGGQDSSTCLFWSLRHAKQTEAVFFNYEQRHKIEWECARFLCEENKIPLHVLDVPAFQQIGGTAMIEETDIQMTNKGVLNTFVPGRNIVFLTLAASLAYRLNFDSVIVGVNDEDFSGYPDCRASFIHLMESALREGLDYPIRITTPLQHLSKKEIWALSDELGVMQTIVEKTHTCYHGDHSTRHAWGYGCGNCPACLLRKKGYEAYLRTRHENS
- a CDS encoding radical SAM protein, with amino-acid sequence MGNTNKQSRAYPVNDIFSSIQGEGFWTGLPVTFIRFAGCNLACDFCDTDYSMKEMLIIDEILGRLESWPARTVVLTGGEPLIHPLKPLLKSLQSAHFRIHLETNGTFPIPENIFDWVAVSPKTDKPVIRECNELRVLLKKGDIPRDFGIRADHYFVSPVNPPLNNPQKIDHENLRYCLDYVLHHPKWRLSVQLHKYLDIP
- the queD gene encoding 6-carboxytetrahydropterin synthase QueD codes for the protein MTQLFEISKTFHFDMTHRLSFHQGKCRHLHGHTYTLEVYVRGVPDKHGFVMDFGDLKHIVKEEIVDILDHSVAIYEKDVTLVDALSGKFRAVMLPFETTAENLCAWIARRLQARNLDISKIILWETPTSKAVLTL